CGTTTGTTTCCGTGTGGACTCGCCAGCACTGCTGCGGGTCTGCGGCCATCTCCTCGCGGGCGCACCGGCGCAGACCACTCCAAAGGAGGTTGGTGAACTCCTGATGTTCGGCAGGCCCCCGCCGTAGCCAGACAACCCGCCCGTTCCACAGTTCGATCTGCCCGGCAATCTCCTTGGGCAGCTGCTCGAGCTCCTCCCAGGTCATGAACTCGGGGAGGGCCGGCCGATCGACTCGCGGACTCGACATGGTGTCATGGTAGTCGCGAGCGGCGACATCCTCTGGCTTGCTCTTACGAAAATGTGGCGGGCAGATCAGGGTCGGACTCCGGGAGGCGCGTCGTAGCCCAAAGCCTCGCGGAGGAACGTCATCGCGGTGGCAGCATCGGGGTCTTCGGTGTACGGGCGTGACGCGGCTTTTACCTGGTGCTGTGCGTCCGATTGAGCGCGCTGGATTGTCTCAAGGAGCACTCGCGCGAGCCGGTCTTCGCCAAGCCGGAGCGCCTGTGGCGTGAGCCGCAGATCGGTGACTTTGCCGTGCGCATCGACCGAAACGCTCAGCTCGCCCTTACGGGAGCCCGCGCGAACCGCGATCCGCGCGAGAGCCTGCTGCAAGGCGTAATTCTTGCGCCGCAATTCTGCTGCGGCACGACGCTGCTCTACGTTCCATCGGTCCAAATAATCCACGACGACTCCTGAAGATTGTTCTGTTCGAATGCGCTGACTCGCACTACTCTCGGCAGGGGCCGATCTGGTAGTCGCATGCGTGGTCTATCGTCAACGGATTGCCAATATACTTCAGTCGCTTGCGAAGCCAACCTCGTAATCGAGCGAATTGTCCGGCATGAACGGCTCGGAGATATAGTCGGCAAATTCTCCGAGCTTCGTCACAGGAACATCGTGCTGAGCGGCCTCCACGGGATACTCGCTGTCGTCGAGATTCAGCAGTCTTTTCAGCGTCGGTCCGTCCATCCCCCGAAGAATGTATTCCTGAACTAACAGGCCAGAATTCTTGTCGAATGCCCCTAAGTGCCACATCTATTTTCCCTCGGGTTTTCGTGTGCGGTCAGGCGGCTTTGTCTGCTCGCCCGTCTTCGGGTCATACTCTCCTAGATGCTTTCCATTCTTACTGTACTTCTCGACGGCGCCATGCTGATAATCCCATTCATAGATGTTTCCCTCATCGTCCACCCATCGTTTCCGTCGACCCATACTCTTCGCCCACTTGGCCTTGGGAAACGCCGGTAGATCCTTGGGTGCGGGCTGATAGTGCCAGTTGTTTCCACCTGCGTTCGTGCTGGCATTGAACTGGGTGGGGTTGGCCTCGAGGAGGGGTTGTAGTTCGGTGGCCACGCCGATGACTGCCGCGCCTGCGGCGACGGTGACTCCTGTTGCGACCGCGGCGGCGGCGTCGAACGCGATGAGTACGGTGACGACGGCGGCACCGGCCGCGCTGCCCGTGGCGGTTGTCGTCGCTACGGCACCCGTTCCGGCGGTGAAGAAGCCGACCAGGCCGCCCGCGATCAGGCCGATGCCGAGCGCTCCCGCAAGGATGGCGAGGATCTTGTGGTGCGCGTCCTCGATCTGCTGTGCCCAATCGTCACATGCGCCGCCGAGACTTTCGTATTGCGTCGCGACGTTCTCGACGCTCGTGAACACCGCGTCCATCTGGGCAAGAGCCTGTGGCAGCTCGTCCGACGCAATTTCCTCGAGGTTCAACCACGCCGGTCCGGTTCCGTCACTCGCATTGCGTAGCCCTGCAGCCGCGTCTCTCCATGCCTTCCCGAGCCTCCTCAGCTTGTCGGGGTCTCCGTTCGGCCAGGTGTGCCCTTGCAGCCAGCTGCTGATCAGGCTCCAGCCGAATGGTGGGTCGGTGTCACCGCCGAATGCGCCCTTGAATGTCGGCGCAGCAGCGGTCGCAAGGACCGCGGGGGCGGGGTCCGGCGTTTCTGGAGGTGTCTTGTTGAGTTTCTCGGTATTGACATGATTGACAGCGGTGAAGGCAAGCAGGTCGTGTAACTTGCCGAACGCGTTGACGATATTCGTTCCAGCCGCAACGCCGTTGAACGCGGCCGGGTCGTAACTGTTCGTCCAGGTGCGTCCGGCGCTGTCGCTTCCCGCGCAGGCCCAGTCTTTGTCGAGGGCCCCGGCGAGGGTCTTGATGACAGCATCGGCGCTGTTGCGGGCGGTTTCGTACAGTGCAGCGGCGCTGTCAAGGACGCCAGGGTCCATGGTGATGGGCGCCATCAGGGCCACATTCGCTGGTTGTGAGCTACGTTGGCCAGGTACCGGTCGCGCGCGGCTCGGGCAGCGGTTTCGAGGTCCGCCAGCGCCGACTTCATGTCGTTCATCTCTCGATGCCAGGTGTCATGCTTTGTCCGGTGTGCTTCGGCGGCGCTGCCTTCCCACTCGATATGCAGCGCGGCGACTTCACGCTCGACGTCGGCGATGCGTTGCTCGATTTGCTGGCCGATTTGTCGGGCCTTCTCGACAAGAGCCAGAATCCGTTCGGTATCCGCAACGTAGGCTGGCATCACAGATTGTCTAGGTTGAACTGAACATAGGTGATGGCGCTCGCATTGCTGTCGTCGGTCTTCGTGTACCGGTCAGCGGCCTGATGTACCAACGCCGCGTCGTCGCTCAGAGCGGTGGCGACCTTTCGAGCGGAATCCACCCACTCGGTCCACAATGCGGCATGTGTATCGGCCGCCGCACCGATCCAGTCGGCGGACATGAGGGTGTCGGCTTCCTTGCGCAGCGCCTCGATGTCGTCCCCGAACTCGGTCGCCCTTGCCGTCATCCGGTCCGCTGCGGCGTGCATCTGTGCGGGATCGCTGTGCACCATGCGACGTTATCACGAACGCACACAAGCGATCTGCTGTTTCACGGCGGACCGGGAACGGGTGCCGCGCATCGGGCGAGGGCGGCCCGACCGGGCCGGATTTGGCTGCTAGCTGCGCGTTGCCTACACTAGAGCGGTTGCCTGGGCGCCTCCATGTCCGCATGCGTACGGTTCGCCCGGGCGATCGAACCTCATCCGGTCGGCAAATGTCGGCCGGACCATCCGAATTGTTGTAGGCCCACCGCCGCACATGCCGACGTGCGTGTCGGCGCTGTATGGGAACCGCAGCAAGAAAGGTGTCTAGGTCGAGCCATGACCATGACCGATCCGATCGCAGACTTCCTGACCCGTCTGCGCAACGCCAACTCGGCGTACCACGATCAGGTGAAGGCTCCGCACTCGAAGCTCAAGGCGAACATCGCCGAGATCCTCAAGCGCGAGGGCTACATCGCCGACTACCGGACCGAGGACGCGAACGTGGGCAAGACCCTCGTCGTCGACCTCAAATACGGCCCGAGCCGTGAGCGCAGCTTGCAGGGTGTGCGACGCGTCTCGAAGCCGGGTCTGCGTGTGTACGCGAAATCCACCAATCTGCCCAAGGTGCTCGGCGGCCTCGGCGTGGCGATCATCTCCACGTCCACCGGCCTGCTGACCGACAAGCAGGCGGCCAAGCAGCGCGTGGGCGGCGAAGTCCTCGCTTACGTCTGGTAAGGGAGGTCAGGACAAATGTCGCGTATTGGTAAGAAGCCCATCGCAATTCCGGCCGGCGTCGACGTCACCGTCGACGGCCAGGATGTGGCGGTGAAGGGGCCTAAGGGCGCCCTCTCGCTGACCATCGCCGAGCCGATCACCGTCGCCAAGGGCGAGGACGGCCAGCTCGAGGTCGCCCGTCCGGACGACGAGCGCCGCAGCCGCTCGCTGCACGGCCTCACCCGCACCCTCGTGTCGAACATGATCGTCGGTGTGACCCAGGGCTACGAGAAGAAGATGGAAATCTTCGGCGTCGGTTACCGTGTGGCGCTCAAGGGGCAGAACCTCGAGTTCGCCCTCGGTTACAGCCACCCGGTGCCGATCGAGGCGCCCGAGGGCATCACGTTCGCGGTGGAATCGCCCACCAAGTTCTCCGTGTCCGGAATCGACAAGCAGAAGGTCGGCCAGATTTCGGCGGTCATCCACGGTCTGCGCAAGCCCGACCCGTACAAGGGCAAGGGCATCCGCTACGCAGGCGAGGTCGTTCGCCGCAAGGTCGGAAAGACGGGTAAGTGATCATGGCGCAAACCGAAAACCAGAAGATCAAGCGCATCCCGCGTGGCAAAGATGTCTCGACCACGCGCCGTCTGTCGAAGGTGCGCCGTCACTTCCGCCTGCGCAAGAAGGTCGCCGGCACCACCGAGCGTCCCCGCCTGGTGGTCAACCGCTCCGCGCGTCACCTGCACGCGCAACTGGTCGACGACTCGATCGGCAAGACCATCGCCGCCGCCTCGACCGTCGAGGCCGACGTGCGTGCGCTCGACGGCGACAAGTCGGCCAAGGGCAAGAAGGTCGGCCAGCTGCTGGCCGAACGTGCCAAGGCCGCCGGTGTCGAGGCCGTCGTGTTCGACCGTGGTGGTCACGACTACCACGGCCGGATCGCCGCCCTGGCCGATGCCGCTCGCGAAGGTGGGTTGAAGTTCTGATGACCACACTGCTCAAGACTCGAATTAACGGAAGGAACGTCTGATGCCGGGACGTCAGAGGCGTGACGGCGGAAGCGGACCCGCCGGACAGAATGGCAGCGCCCCCGAGGGTGGCCGCGGCGACCGTCGCGGTGGTGGCGGCGACCGTCGTGGCGGCGGTGACCGCCGCGACAACGCCGCCGAGAAGAACCAGCTCGAGCGGGTCGTCGCGATCAACCGTGTCTCCAAGGTCGTGAAGGGTGGTCGTCGCTTCAGCTTCACCGCCCTCGTGATCGTCGGTGACGGCAACGGTCTGGTCGGAGTCGGCTACGGCAAGGCCAAGGAAGTTCCCGCGGCCATCCAGAAGGGTGTCGAGGAGGCTCGCAAGGGCTTCTTCCGCGTCCCGATGATCGGCAGCACCATCACCCATCCGGTACAGGGCGAGGCGGCGGCCGGTGTGGTCATGCTGCGCCCGGCCTCTCCTGGTACCGGTGTGATCGCCGGTGGTGCGGCGCGTGCCGTGCTGGAATGCGCTGGCATTCATGACATTCTGGCGAAGTCGCTCGGTAGTGACAACGCCATCAACGTTGTGCACGCGACCGTTGCCGCGCTCAAGATGCTGCAGCGTCCGGAAGAGGTCGCGGCTCGCCGTGGCCTGCCGCTCGAGGACGTTGCCCCTGCGGGCATGCTGCGTGCGCGCGCTCAGGCAGCGGGAGGTGCCAGGTAATGGCAGATCTCAAGGTGACCCAGATCAAGAGCACGATCGGCGCCAAGAAGAACCAGCGTGAGAGCCTGCGCACGCTCGGTCTGCGCAAGATCCGGCAGACCGTGGTTCGTGAGGACACCCCTCAGAACCGTGGCCTGATCAACGTCGTGCGCCACCTCGTGACCGTTGAAGAAGTCGGGCAGGAAGGTTCACGATGACCATCAAGTTGCATCACCTGCGTCCGGCTCCCGGCGCCAAGACCGAGAAGACCCGGGTGGGTCGCGGTGAAGGCTCCAAGGGCAAGACCGCGGGCCGTGGTACCAAGGGCACCAAGGCACGCAAGAACGTCCCGGCCGCCTTCGAGGGCGGGCAGATGCCGATCCACATGCGGCTGCCCAAGCTCAAGGGCTTCACGAACCGATTCCGCACGGAATACCAGGTCGTGAACGTCGGCGCGATCGCCAAGCTGTTCCCCGAAGGGGGCGAGGTCGGCAAGGCCGAGCTGGTCGCCGCCGGTGCGGTTCGCAAGAACCAGCTGGTCAAGGTGCTCGGCGACGGTGAGATCGGCGTCGCGGTGCAGGTGACCGTGGACAAGGTCACCGGTTCCGCGAAGGAGAAGATCACCGCGGCCGGTGGCACCGTCACCGAGCTGGGCTGACGGTACTCTGCAAGCAGTGGCATCGGATGAGTGAAGGCTCGTCCGATGCCACTGTTAGAGTTCAATTGTTGTCTGCCAAAGCCTCGTCATGGTTTTCGGCGTCCCTCCTGAGCGGAATCAGGGAACTGGACATCGCTGAAATATCCATGTCATGACCATGTCGTTCGCCAGGAGGATCAGTGCTTTCCGCCTTCGTATCGGCCTTCCGGACTCCGGACTTACGGCGGAAGATTCTCTTCACGCTGGGGTTGATCGCGTTGTACCGTGCCGGTGCTTCGCTGCCGTCCCCCGGCGTCGACTACAAGGCGGTCCAGGAGTGCATCGACCTGGTCTCCGGCGGTGAGTCCGCCGGTATCTACCAGCTGATCAACCTTTTCTCCGGTGGTGCGCTGCTGCAGTTGTCGGTCTTCGCGATCGGCATCATGCCCTACATCACCGCGAGCATCATCATCCAGCTGCTCACCGTCGTCATCCCGCGGTTCGAGGAATTGCGCAAGGAAGGCCAATCCGGCCAGAACAAGATGACGCAGTACACCCGATATCTATCGGTGGCGTTGGCCATTTTGCAGGCGACCGGTCTTGTCGCGCTCGCGGCCCGCGGCCAGCTGCTGCAGGGCTGCCAAAAGGACATCCTTGCCAATACCAGCGTCTTCGGCATGATCGTCATCGTTCTCGTGATGACGGCGGGCGCGTCGCTGGTCATGTGGTTCGGCGAACAGATCACCGAGCGCGGTATCGGCAACGGTATGTCGCTGCTGATCTTCGCCGGCATCGCAGCGCGCATTCCGACCGAGGGCAAGTCGATCCTGGACAGCCGTGGCGGCCTGGTGTTCGGCCTGGTGTGTGTCGCTGCCATGGCGATCATCACCGCCGTGATCTTCGTCGAGCAGGGCCAGCGCCGGATCCCGGTCCAGTACGCCAAGCGTGTGGTGGGGCGGAAGATGTATGGCGGCTCGTCGACCTACCTGCCATTGAAGGTGAACCAGGCGGGCGTCATCCCGGTGATCTTCGCGTCGTCGCTGCTGTACCTGCCCAACCTGGTGGCGCAGCTGACCTCGTCGCAGAACAATCCGGACCCGAGCTGGTGGCAGAACATCATCCAGAAATATCTGGTGAATCCGGGGAACCCGGTCTATATCGCGATCTATTTCGGTCTGATCGTGTTCTTCACCTACTTCTACGTCGCGATCACCTTCAATCCGGAGGAACGCGCCGACGAGATGAAGAAGTTCGGCGGCTTCATCCCGGGGTACCGGCCCGGTAAGCCGACCGCCGACTATCTCAACTTCGTCCTGAGCCGCATCACCCTCCCCGGCTCCATCTACCTCGGTCTGGTCGCGGTGCTGCCGAACCTGTTCCTCGACATCGGTTCCTCCGGTGGCCCCCAGAACCTTCCGTTCGGCGGTACCGCGGTGCTGATCATGGTGAGTGTCGGTTTGGACACCGTGAAGCAGATCGAGAGCCAGCTGATGAATCGAAATTACGAAGGGTTCCTCAAGTGAGAGTTGTACTGCTCGGTCCGCCGGGTGCCGGCAAAGGCACCCAGGCCGTCCTGCTGTCGGAGAAGCTGGGCGTCCCGCACATCTCGACCGGGGACCTGTTCCGCGCGAATATCAGCCAGCAGACTTCGCTGGGGCGCGAAGCGCAGAAGTACATGGACGCGGGCGATCTCGTGCCGAGCGATGTGACCAACCGCATGGTCGAGGCGCGGGTCAACGAGCCCGACGCCGTCAACGGTTTCGTGCTGGACGGCTACCCGCGTACGGTCGACCAGGCCGACGCGCTGGAGAAGATTCTCAAGGACATGGACACCAAGCTCGACGCGGTGCTGTGTTTCGTCGTGCCGGAAGACACGGTGGTGGGACGGATGCTCGCCCGTGGCCGCGCCGACGACAACGAGAGCGTGATCCGCAACCGGCTCCGGGTGTACCGCGACGAGACCGAGCCGCTGCTGGAGCACTACGACGGGCTGGTCGTCACGGTGGACGGCGTCGGCGATGTCGACGAGGTCAACGCGCGGGCGCTGCGCGCGCTGGGCCACTGATGTCGCTCGGGCTGGAGCGCTGAGGCCGGGATGGTCTTCCACCGCAAGAAGAAGGTCGTGCCATTCCGCACGGCAGGTGAACTGGATGCCATGGCGGCGGCGGGCGCGATCGTCGGCCGTGCCCTGGTCGCCGTGCGCGCGGCCGCCAAGCCAGGGGCATCCACCCTGGAGCTGGACGAGGTCGCCGAACAGGTGATCCGAGATGCGGGCGCGGTCCCGTCGTTCAAGGGCTACCACGGATTCCCCGCGTCCATCTGTGCGTCGGTGAACGACCGTGTGGTGCACGGGATTCCGAGTGCCGAGGAGATCCTCGCCGAGGGCGATCTGGTCTCCATCGACTGCGGCGCGATCCTCGACGGCTGGCACGGTGATTCGGCCTGGACCTTCGGCATCGGCACGATCATCGAGGCCGACCGGTTGCTCAGCGAGGCGACCAAGGTGTCGATGGAGGCCGGTATCGAGGCAATGGTGCCCGGTAACCGGCTCACCGACGTCTCGCACGCCATCGAGCTGGGCACCCGCGCCGCCGAGAAGACACACGGACGTGGCTACGGCATCGTCGACGGCTACGGTGGTCACGCCATCGGCCGGGAGATGCACCTCGACCCTTTCCTCGCCAACGAAGGTGAGCCGGGTAGGGGCCCGAAACTCGTGGTGGGATCGGTCCTCGCGATCGAGCCGATGCTCACTCTCGGCACCACCCAGACCAAGGTCCTCGACGACGACTGGACCGTGGTCACGCTCGACGGCAGTCGTGCGGCACATTGGGAGCACACCGTCGCCGTCACCGAGGACGGCCCCAGGATCCTCACCCTCCGCCCGGAGTAGACGCTGCCAGCGGACTGGCATCAATTGTTACACAACCTGCAGTGGTACCATTTTCCGTACCACTGCAGGGAGATGACATGGCCGAGGCAATTACCGTCAGCGAGGCACGGAAGCATCTTTTTCCGTTGGTAAAGCGGGTAAATGAGGATCACGACACGGTCGAGATCGTGTCGAAGTCGGGGCAGGGAAATGCTGTCCTCATGTCCAAAGAGGACTACGACTCCCTTATCACTACGCTGGAGTTGCTGAGCGACAACGGGCCGAGGCTGCTGAAGTCGATCGCGCAGGCCCGCGCGGGCCGCGTTCACGAGCATGAGCTGCTCGAGTGAGGCTCGTCTTCACGGAGCTTGCGTGGGAGGAGTACGCGTCCTTTCTTCAGCGTGACCGCACTGTTCTGAAGCACGCGAACGCGGTGATCGCCGACATTGTGCGCGATCCATTCGACGGCATCGGGAAACCCGAGCCGTTGAAGCACCAGCTGGCCGGGTTCTGGTCGAGGCGGCTCACGCAGGAACATCGAATCGTCTACCAGGTCACCGGCGAGGATATCGTCATAGTCCGAGTCGGCGGCCACTACGAAAAGTCCTAGGCGAAATGGCATGTGGCGCAACATGTTACTTCCGGCACCACGGGGGAGGCCGAACCGCGCAACTTTCGGCCATATATCGCTTGATGCCGAGCAGAGTGCGACTCGCGGACGATCTGCGACGAGCCTATGCGGTGTCGGATCAGTAGGCCGATCGCACGGTGTGCATGTCCGTCTAGCAGTTCTGACTTGTCAATCGACGACGAGGTCAGCCCGGCGGCTCGCGCGGATTACCCAGGTCCGCAGTGGCATGTCGAACTCGCCCTCGACCGTTTCCGGCCTGCTGCGCAGGTAGTCCGTGACACGGCCGAGCACCTCGGTTCGCTGTTGGGCCGAAACCACCAGTGTGTACGAATACGTCCCGATGGTCGCGGCGAGCGATTCGGCGGTCCGCCGATGGGCATGCGGGAACTCAGCGTGCTCGAAATCCTGGAATAACGGGTGCTCGGGCAGCTTGTCGTCACCCGATTTCGGCAGTGGGGACGACGTATCCGATCGGGCGACGCGCGCCAGCCCGGCGACCCAGTCGACCCGCATGTCGTCGGTATTCCAGAGCGCTGCGAACACCCCGTCATCGCGCAGTACACGCGCGAACTCCGGGAAGGCGCGCTGCTGGTCGAACCAGTGGAACGCCTGCCCGGCCACGATCGCGTCAACCGAGCTGTTCGGCAGCGGAATCGACTCCGCCGCACCGTCATGCGCGGTTACCTCGGGCAGTCGCCGTACGAGCTCGGCGCGCATTTCGGCATCGGGTTCGACCGCGATCACGGTAGCGCCTGCAGCGAGCAGTCCCCCGGTGAGCTTGCCGGTACCTGCACCGAGGTCGAGAACGACTGGCGCCTGCTTGTCCGCAATGGGTTGTAGTGCCCACTGGATGGCGTCCGCCGGGTAGTCCGGCCGGTGTTCGGCGTAGGCGGCGGCATGCACGCCGAAGGAGCTCGCCCGCTTGGCGCGCAGGGCAGTTGTCGCGTCGGGATCGTTCGAATTCCCCATGCGTTCACCCTACGGCGGGGCGGGCGACCCTACGATGCGCCGGGTAGCCGCCGGATGCCCGCGCAGACTTCGGCCGCCAGATCGTCGTAGCCGACGGCGAGCTCGCCGAGGCGCTGCCAGGCCTCCCGGAGGTCCCATTCGGAGGCTCTGGCGAGCGCCGCGTAGGCGTGCGCGGTGAACTTGGCCAGGCGGTCGATCACGGCGCCGATGGTCTCGGTGTGCACATGTGCCGCGCCGTGTGCGGGTGGCAGTTGTACAGTGATCCAGCGGTCGATATCGCGAATCAGTCTCGCGCGCAACGCGTCGATCTCGTCGATGTCCGCGTCGGCCATGGCGAGCATGCGCTCGTGCAGTGTTGTCAGCTCGTGTGCGCAGCGCAGCATCGGGTTTCCTCCCGACAGCTCGCCTCTGCACGCTTGCAGTACTTGATGTTTTGCGGGCAGGGACGTCATCGTCATCGTTTCCCTGATCTCATGCAGGAGCGGACGGTGTCGACAATGGACGAGCCGGAAGGGCGGAAACCGTTCTGCGGAGGCACGATCCACCGGCGGTACTTGGCGTGGGCATCGACGGGGGAGGGCAGTGCGATCTCGCCGCCTCTGGGCACGATCGACACGTTGAGGCGGAACAGTTCGGCGAACAGCCGGACGTCGTCGGATAGATCGGGGTGGATCAGGAAAGTCCATCGCCCGGATCGCACGTGGGAAATAATCGGACCCGGCTGGATTCGCCGGTGGGCGAGTTCGCTGCGGACCTGCTGCCCGAGCGCGGCGGGCATCGTGATCGCACCGACGAAGCCGGCCCGGACGACGATTCGGCCGATCTCGGGGTGGACACCGGCGGGCAGGTCGCAGGTGTGTCGGTAGTAGGCGCATCGTGCGGTAGGTGTATCCGCTAACGCCATTTGGTCCATGGGAGCCTCGGCTAGCTTCGTCTGTCTTCTCAGGTCGTCCGGTCGGTGCTATGGCGTCGGTGCTGTGATCCGGCGCACCTTTCGGGCGCTGTTTCAGTAGAGCACTCCCACGGAACGGTATTAACATTCCGTTCAATTTGTTCTCGGAAGATTCCGCTGCGCCCCGGTCACCGGCGTAACTCGACGCACATTCCTATATTCAGTTTGTCTCACTAACTGCTGGTCTAATCACCGGCGAGCGGGCGGTCGGGAACCCATGGCATCCTGTTCATCGCCGTTCGCTATAAGAGCCGCAAGTTTGCTGCGACATCTTGTGGTGCGGCTCATGGCGTCGTTCGGAAGAACAGTGCGCGGTCGCCGTGCTCGGCCAGTGGTGTGGTGACGCCGATCTGCCGCAGGCCGCTGTCGGGCAGGTAGGTGAGGTTCGAGAACATCTTCGTGTTGCCGAAGGCGGCGCGGAGCTTGGTCT
The DNA window shown above is from Nocardia sp. NBC_01730 and carries:
- a CDS encoding YbaB/EbfC family nucleoid-associated protein, encoding MDYLDRWNVEQRRAAAELRRKNYALQQALARIAVRAGSRKGELSVSVDAHGKVTDLRLTPQALRLGEDRLARVLLETIQRAQSDAQHQVKAASRPYTEDPDAATAMTFLREALGYDAPPGVRP
- a CDS encoding DUF7683 domain-containing protein; translated protein: MWHLGAFDKNSGLLVQEYILRGMDGPTLKRLLNLDDSEYPVEAAQHDVPVTKLGEFADYISEPFMPDNSLDYEVGFASD
- a CDS encoding colicin E3/pyocin S6 family cytotoxin, which codes for MAPITMDPGVLDSAAALYETARNSADAVIKTLAGALDKDWACAGSDSAGRTWTNSYDPAAFNGVAAGTNIVNAFGKLHDLLAFTAVNHVNTEKLNKTPPETPDPAPAVLATAAAPTFKGAFGGDTDPPFGWSLISSWLQGHTWPNGDPDKLRRLGKAWRDAAAGLRNASDGTGPAWLNLEEIASDELPQALAQMDAVFTSVENVATQYESLGGACDDWAQQIEDAHHKILAILAGALGIGLIAGGLVGFFTAGTGAVATTTATGSAAGAAVVTVLIAFDAAAAVATGVTVAAGAAVIGVATELQPLLEANPTQFNASTNAGGNNWHYQPAPKDLPAFPKAKWAKSMGRRKRWVDDEGNIYEWDYQHGAVEKYSKNGKHLGEYDPKTGEQTKPPDRTRKPEGK
- a CDS encoding WXG100 family type VII secretion target, which translates into the protein MPAYVADTERILALVEKARQIGQQIEQRIADVEREVAALHIEWEGSAAEAHRTKHDTWHREMNDMKSALADLETAARAARDRYLANVAHNQRMWP
- a CDS encoding WXG100 family type VII secretion target, giving the protein MVHSDPAQMHAAADRMTARATEFGDDIEALRKEADTLMSADWIGAAADTHAALWTEWVDSARKVATALSDDAALVHQAADRYTKTDDSNASAITYVQFNLDNL
- the rpsH gene encoding 30S ribosomal protein S8, whose amino-acid sequence is MTMTDPIADFLTRLRNANSAYHDQVKAPHSKLKANIAEILKREGYIADYRTEDANVGKTLVVDLKYGPSRERSLQGVRRVSKPGLRVYAKSTNLPKVLGGLGVAIISTSTGLLTDKQAAKQRVGGEVLAYVW
- the rplF gene encoding 50S ribosomal protein L6, giving the protein MSRIGKKPIAIPAGVDVTVDGQDVAVKGPKGALSLTIAEPITVAKGEDGQLEVARPDDERRSRSLHGLTRTLVSNMIVGVTQGYEKKMEIFGVGYRVALKGQNLEFALGYSHPVPIEAPEGITFAVESPTKFSVSGIDKQKVGQISAVIHGLRKPDPYKGKGIRYAGEVVRRKVGKTGK
- the rplR gene encoding 50S ribosomal protein L18: MAQTENQKIKRIPRGKDVSTTRRLSKVRRHFRLRKKVAGTTERPRLVVNRSARHLHAQLVDDSIGKTIAAASTVEADVRALDGDKSAKGKKVGQLLAERAKAAGVEAVVFDRGGHDYHGRIAALADAAREGGLKF
- the rpsE gene encoding 30S ribosomal protein S5; this translates as MPGRQRRDGGSGPAGQNGSAPEGGRGDRRGGGGDRRGGGDRRDNAAEKNQLERVVAINRVSKVVKGGRRFSFTALVIVGDGNGLVGVGYGKAKEVPAAIQKGVEEARKGFFRVPMIGSTITHPVQGEAAAGVVMLRPASPGTGVIAGGAARAVLECAGIHDILAKSLGSDNAINVVHATVAALKMLQRPEEVAARRGLPLEDVAPAGMLRARAQAAGGAR
- the rpmD gene encoding 50S ribosomal protein L30: MADLKVTQIKSTIGAKKNQRESLRTLGLRKIRQTVVREDTPQNRGLINVVRHLVTVEEVGQEGSR
- the rplO gene encoding 50S ribosomal protein L15 — its product is MTIKLHHLRPAPGAKTEKTRVGRGEGSKGKTAGRGTKGTKARKNVPAAFEGGQMPIHMRLPKLKGFTNRFRTEYQVVNVGAIAKLFPEGGEVGKAELVAAGAVRKNQLVKVLGDGEIGVAVQVTVDKVTGSAKEKITAAGGTVTELG
- the secY gene encoding preprotein translocase subunit SecY, with the translated sequence MLSAFVSAFRTPDLRRKILFTLGLIALYRAGASLPSPGVDYKAVQECIDLVSGGESAGIYQLINLFSGGALLQLSVFAIGIMPYITASIIIQLLTVVIPRFEELRKEGQSGQNKMTQYTRYLSVALAILQATGLVALAARGQLLQGCQKDILANTSVFGMIVIVLVMTAGASLVMWFGEQITERGIGNGMSLLIFAGIAARIPTEGKSILDSRGGLVFGLVCVAAMAIITAVIFVEQGQRRIPVQYAKRVVGRKMYGGSSTYLPLKVNQAGVIPVIFASSLLYLPNLVAQLTSSQNNPDPSWWQNIIQKYLVNPGNPVYIAIYFGLIVFFTYFYVAITFNPEERADEMKKFGGFIPGYRPGKPTADYLNFVLSRITLPGSIYLGLVAVLPNLFLDIGSSGGPQNLPFGGTAVLIMVSVGLDTVKQIESQLMNRNYEGFLK
- a CDS encoding adenylate kinase gives rise to the protein MRVVLLGPPGAGKGTQAVLLSEKLGVPHISTGDLFRANISQQTSLGREAQKYMDAGDLVPSDVTNRMVEARVNEPDAVNGFVLDGYPRTVDQADALEKILKDMDTKLDAVLCFVVPEDTVVGRMLARGRADDNESVIRNRLRVYRDETEPLLEHYDGLVVTVDGVGDVDEVNARALRALGH
- the map gene encoding type I methionyl aminopeptidase; protein product: MVFHRKKKVVPFRTAGELDAMAAAGAIVGRALVAVRAAAKPGASTLELDEVAEQVIRDAGAVPSFKGYHGFPASICASVNDRVVHGIPSAEEILAEGDLVSIDCGAILDGWHGDSAWTFGIGTIIEADRLLSEATKVSMEAGIEAMVPGNRLTDVSHAIELGTRAAEKTHGRGYGIVDGYGGHAIGREMHLDPFLANEGEPGRGPKLVVGSVLAIEPMLTLGTTQTKVLDDDWTVVTLDGSRAAHWEHTVAVTEDGPRILTLRPE
- a CDS encoding type II toxin-antitoxin system Phd/YefM family antitoxin, coding for MAEAITVSEARKHLFPLVKRVNEDHDTVEIVSKSGQGNAVLMSKEDYDSLITTLELLSDNGPRLLKSIAQARAGRVHEHELLE
- a CDS encoding Txe/YoeB family addiction module toxin, with the translated sequence MRLVFTELAWEEYASFLQRDRTVLKHANAVIADIVRDPFDGIGKPEPLKHQLAGFWSRRLTQEHRIVYQVTGEDIVIVRVGGHYEKS
- a CDS encoding class I SAM-dependent methyltransferase, translating into MGNSNDPDATTALRAKRASSFGVHAAAYAEHRPDYPADAIQWALQPIADKQAPVVLDLGAGTGKLTGGLLAAGATVIAVEPDAEMRAELVRRLPEVTAHDGAAESIPLPNSSVDAIVAGQAFHWFDQQRAFPEFARVLRDDGVFAALWNTDDMRVDWVAGLARVARSDTSSPLPKSGDDKLPEHPLFQDFEHAEFPHAHRRTAESLAATIGTYSYTLVVSAQQRTEVLGRVTDYLRSRPETVEGEFDMPLRTWVIRASRRADLVVD